A single window of Nakaseomyces glabratus chromosome G, complete sequence DNA harbors:
- the PDC6 gene encoding indolepyruvate decarboxylase 6 (CAGL0G02937g~Ortholog(s) have pyruvate decarboxylase activity and role in L-phenylalanine catabolic process, aromatic amino acid family catabolic process to alcohol via Ehrlich pathway, ethanol metabolic process, tryptophan catabolic process) produces the protein MTEITLGRYLFERLHQIHIDTIFGLPGDFNLTLLDKIYEVEGLRWAGNANELNAAYAADGYARLKGMACLLTTFGVGELSALNGIAGSYAEHVGVLHVVGVPSTVSRAKQLLLHHTLGNGDFDAFHRMSSVISETTFIVSDPQTAPAEIDRCIRVCYLTQRPVYLGIPANMFDSKVSSKLLDTPIDLALRPNLPDAEREVLDEIITMIKASKRPIILADACTSRHDVKKETKRLIEVTQFPSFTTPMGKGSIDEDTPRFGGVYVGNLSDPEVKTFVEESDLVLSVGALLSDFNTGSFSYSLNTRNVIEFHSDHMKIRNATFPGVQMKFVLEKLLEELPAVVKGRTDNRVVPRQKEPSTTLNGKDAIKQEWMWKHVGKFLQEGDVVVTETGTSGFGIVESKFPRNTVGISQVLWGSIGYALGSTVGAAFAAQEIDPKKRVILFIGDGSLQLTVQELSTAARWGLTPYIFVLNNNGYTIERLIHGETQGYNDIQSWDHSLILPAFGAKNYENKRVATYGEWNDMVNDKQFNKNDKLRMIEVMLPTMDGPENLKKQAKLTASINAKN, from the coding sequence ATGACAGAAATTACATTAGGCCGCTACTTGTTCGAAAGACTGCACCAGATCCACATTGACACCATTTTCGGTTTGCCAGGTGATTTCAACTTGACTTTGTTGGACAAGATCTACGAAGTTGAAGGCTTGAGATGGGCCGGTAACGCCAATGAGTTGAACGCTGCCTATGCCGCTGACGGTTACGCCCGTTTGAAGGGCATGGCTTGTCTACTGACCACATTCGGTGTTGGTGAACTTTCAGCCTTGAATGGTATTGCGGGCTCCTACGCTGAACACGTCGGTGTCTTACATGTGGTTGGTGTTCCATCCACTGTCTCTAGAGCCAAGCAACTATTGCTGCACCATACTTTGGGTAACGGTGACTTTGACGCATTCCACAGGATGTCATCTGTTATCTCTGAGACAACATTCATTGTGTCTGATCCTCAGACTGCTCCAGCTGAGATTGACAGATGTATCAGAGTGTGTTACTTGACCCAGAGACCTGTGTACTTGGGTATCCCAGCCAACATGTTTGACTCCAAGGTGTCTTCCAAGCTGCTAGATACGCCAATCGACCTAGCGCTAAGACCTAATCTGCCAGATGCCGAGCGTGAGGTGCTAGATGAGATCATCACTATGATCAAGGCCTCTAAGCGCCCAATTATCTTAGCTGATGCCTGCACCTCGAGACACGACGTGAAGAAGGAGACCAAGAGATTGATCGAGGTGACCCAGTTCCCATCTTTCACTACGCCAATGGGAAAGGGCTCCATTGATGAGGACACACCAAGATTCGGTGGTGTCTACGTTGGTAACTTGAGCGACCCCGAGGTGAAGACATTTGTCGAGGAGTCCGACCTGGTGCTCTCAGTTGGTGCGCTGCTATCCGACTTCAACACTGGTTCGTTCTCGTACTCCCTGAACACTAGAAACGTCATCGAGTTCCACTCTGACCACATGAAGATCAGAAACGCCACCTTCCCTGGCGTGCAGATGAAGTTTGTCCTGGAGAAGTTGCTTGAGGAGCTTCCAGCTGTGGTGAAGGGCAGAACCGATAACAGGGTTGTTCCAAGGCAAAAGGAGCCATCGACCACGCTGAACGGCAAGGACGCCATCAAGCAAGAGTGGATGTGGAAGCATGTCGGCAAGTTCCTGCAAGAGGGCGATGTTGTGGTCACCGAGACAGGTACTTCTGGTTTCGGTATTGTAGAGTCTAAGTTCCCTAGAAACACCGTTGGTATCTCTCAGGTGCTATGGGGTTCGATCGGCTATGCACTGGGCTCCACTGTGGGTGCTGCGTTCGCCGCCCAGGAGATCGACCCCAAGAAGAGAGTCATCCTGTTCATCGGTGACGGTTCGTTGCAATTGACCGTGCAGGAACTGTCCACCGCTGCCAGATGGGGCCTAACACCATACATCTTCGTGTTGAACAACAACGGCTACACCATCGAGAGACTGATCCACGGTGAGACGCAGGGCTACAACGACATCCAGTCCTGGGACCACTCCCTGATCCTCCCAGCGTTCGGCGCCAAGAACTACG
- the NNF2 gene encoding Nnf2p (CAGL0G02959g~Ortholog(s) have endoplasmic reticulum localization), producing MVSQRTKRNPDVEVLSFARNHRFKDTLALFLVFLSFNHVMLFLLLVVFIVATRFKNALANSFILFFLSKKPSPDIQVVSNSAKNKKRYVTPPTLYKLLAMKNIPFIGTLHDNSILRPVPLIVIEYLFVTILRIYGGNYFTDPIEYFAIGIVASFLINDPNTCLTHAMICSVLYSLSKHFFYSVLPLVFGKGIMGFILSFKSSGHRGQLIRQYLLRNSAILRLFDNLCGKVNSTDSSLSLYIDEICFYLSFHIIFYLIGRRYFMPVPIPESDLPSSLRTSTDTRLPSSGNQKTQSSSTHKNNTSETRNNTQVRNRSNSHAKHGRNVSMSTNRTQHQSTAINGHSHASNLPTTQANVSDTKSINASDSYIINAISNNLRTLRQTPFFSNLVSKYNVFEPDIVSPERSNSLAMPTNVDYKDVKKNESNSASNLEGLRNEFYQLKVDFSQTTDERNLDTDITPTSNIENFIRQLFEKKKSYIIPPLWSMFLTVKTANLERKYLEKKSEDVLTPISSRDTDNDAKESNDIDMLDIDTKLAIAELSDNGIKKSVFDEGTGQENLAMIIQSSSDDYNQLNLVSMKDNIFNRQENDYKVCIANIGCNSITFHIENLFEGELIVLVNGVIWSEVSCSLIMEHEGEELAVVNGLVPSCSYDIQFVNRLNQTQDHLMSDIVVRTASGNSGDFNGNFGSVDFTFPSYYHRKFLSPLLTLKHSVLTTNTNLAEERMKLKKSKKEISKKITSLKQEIDHFRSKIENNATNEEKNASKVESLKIALQQSNSTILAWEEELKQLSEKQIEVEEKYLIQKDLHLRKQLEFSKEEEKLKALVKVKKENVERLQEEVQQLTGKLEKLNARNSKVSKEVEQQNKAIDDFINQLAKAIEKNRQSWEQQQSLKYNEYELVVKALQQDIARFESGNTDQNR from the coding sequence ATGGTAAGCCAAAGGACTAAGAGAAACCCTGATGTGGAAGTTCTCTCGTTTGCTAGAAACCATAGGTTCAAGGATACATTGGCCTTGTTTCTTGTCTTTCTAAGTTTTAACCATGTTATGCTGTTTTTACTTTTGGTTGTGTTCATCGTTGCGACTAGGTTTAAAAATGCGCTGGCCAACAGCTTCATATTGTTCTTCCTCTCCAAGAAGCCATCGCCTGATATACAAGTAGTTAGCAACTCGGcaaagaataagaaaagatatGTTACACCTCCAACGTTATACAAACTATTGGCCATGAAAAATATCCCCTTCATTGGCACTCTGCATGATAATTCCATTTTAAGACCTGTACCTTTGATAGTCATTGAATACCTGTTTGTAACAATATTGAGGATATATGGTGGTAATTATTTCACTGACCcaatagaatattttgCCATTGGTATAGTCGCATCTTTTCTAATAAATGACCCAAACACATGTCTCACGCATGCAATGATATGTTCTGTGCTGTACTCACTGTCaaaacattttttttatagcGTGTTACCTCTGGTATTTGGCAAGGGAATCATGGgctttattttatcatttaaaTCTTCTGGGCATCGTGGGCAACTGATAAGACAATACTTGCTTCGCAATTCCGCCATCTTACGACTCTTTGACAATTTATGTGGAAAGGTTAACTCAACCGACTCGTCCCTTTCATTGTACATAGATGAAATTTGCTTCTACCTTTCATTtcatataatattttacCTGATTGGTAGGAGATATTTTATGCCAGTGCCTATCCCAGAATCTGATTTACCCTCATCATTGAGAACATCAACAGATACACGTTTACCATCATCTGGAAACCAAAAGACCCAGTCAAGTTCGACGCACAAGAATAACACATCTGAAACACGTAATAATACACAAGTGAGAAACCGTTCCAATAGTCATGCTAAACATGGAAGGAATGTGTCGATGAGTACGAACAGGACTCAGCATCAAAGTACTGCTATCAACGGCCACTCTCATGCAAGTAATCTACCCACCACACAAGCAAATGTATCCGATACGAAATCGATCAATGCTTCCGACTCTTATATCATAAATGCAATCTCTAATAACTTGAGAACTTTAAGACAAACACCATTCTTCTCAAATTTAGTCTCCAAATATAATGTCTTTGAGCCTGATATCGTCTCTCCAGAGAGAAGTAATAGTCTTGCTATGCCTACAAATGTTGACTATAAGGACgtgaagaaaaatgaaTCTAACTCAGCCAGCAATTTGGAAGGGCTCAGAAATGAGTTCTACCAACTCAAAGTGGACTTTTCTCAGACAACAGATGAAAGAAATCTGGACACTGATATAACTCCTACCAGcaatattgaaaatttCATCAGACAGCTGtttgagaagaaaaagagtTATATCATTCCACCATTATGGTCCATGTTTCTCACTGTGAAGACAGCAAATTTGGAGAGGAAATATTTGGAGAAGAAATCTGAAGATGTTTTAACGCCTATCAGTTCGAGGGATACTGATAATGATGCCAAGGAATCAAATGACATAGACATGTTAGACATTGATACAAAGCTAGCGATTGCTGAATTGTCGGATAATGGGATCAAAAAGAGTGTTTTTGATGAAGGCACTGGACAAGAAAATCTTGCTATGATAATTCAAAGCTCTTCAGATGATTATAATCAGCTCAATCTCGTTTCGATgaaagataatatttttaatagGCAAGAAAATGACTACAAAGTCTGCATTGCAAATATTGGTTGTAATTCAATCACGTTTCATATTGAGAATCTTTTTGAAGGTGAGTTGATTGTCTTAGTCAATGGTGTGATCTGGTCTGAAGTGTCTTGTAGTTTGATCATGGAGCATGAAGGTGAGGAACTTGCTGTTGTCAATGGTCTCGTTCCATCATGTTCCTATGATATCCAATTTGTAAATAGATTAAACCAGACACAGGACCATCTGATGTCAGATATCGTTGTTCGTACTGCAAGTGGCAACAGTGGTGACTTTAACGGCAATTTTGGTAGTGTAGATTTCACATTTCCTTCATATTATCATAGAAAGTTTCTGTCACCTTTGTTAACTTTGAAGCATTCAGTCTTGACGACTAATACAAATCTAGCCGAAGAACGgatgaagttgaagaaatctAAGAAGGAGATTAGTAAGAAGATTACTTCAttaaaacaagaaattgatcaTTTCCGGTCAAAGATCGAGAACAATGCCACAAACGAGGAGAAGAACGCCTCTAAAGTTGAATCGTTAAAGATTGCTTTACAGCAGTCCAATAGCACGATTTTAGCGTGGGAGgaagaattgaaacaaCTATCGGAGAAGCAGATTGAggttgaagaaaaatatctaATTCAAAAGGATCTACATCTGCGAAAGCAATTGGAGTTTAGcaaagaggaagagaaattgaaggCATTGGTCAAAgtcaagaaagagaatgTTGAAAGattacaagaagaagttcaGCAACTCACTGGGAAACTCGAAAAACTGAATGCAAGAAATTCTAAGGTCTCCAAAGAAGTTGAACAGCAAAATAAGGCCATAGACGACTTCATCAACCAACTGGCGAAAGCTATTGAGAAGAACAGACAGTCATGGGAACAACAGCAGTCCTTGAAATATAATGAGTATGAGCTAGTTGTGAAAGCATTACAACAAGATATTGCCCGGTTTGAAAGCGGGAACACAGACCAAAACCgataa